gggatattatggggagaaagcaggaacgggggtactgattttggttgatcagccatgatcatatttgaatggcggtgctggctggaagggccgaatggtctactccttgcgcctattttctatgcttgaggaatgcaggtgaacagagggatctaggaataactgtgcacagttccctgaaagtggaatctcatgtagatagggtggtaaagaaagcttttggtgtgctggcctttataaatcagagcaatgagtatagaagttgggatgtaatgttaaaattgtacaaggcattggtgaggccaattctggcgtatggggtacaattttggtcgcctaattataggaaggatgtcaacaaaatagagagagtacagaggagatttactagaatgttgcctgggtttcagcaactaagttacagaaaaaggttgaacaagttagggctttattctttggagcgcagaaggttaaggggggacttgatagaggtctttaaaatgatgagagggatagacagaattgacgtggataagcttttcccactgagagtagggaagattcaaacaagaggacatgacttgggaattaagggacagaagtttaggggtaacatgagggggaacttctttactcaagagagtggtagctgtgtggaatgagcttccagtggaagtggtggaggcaggttcgatttcatcatgatgatcagccatggtcacattgaatggcggtgcaggctcgaagggccgaatggcctactcctgcacctattttccatgtttctatcctttaaaaataaattggatagctatatggacgggaaaggaatggagggttatggtctgagcgcaggtagatgggacttaggtgagagtaagtgttcggcatggactagaagggccgagatggcctgtttccgtgctgtaatggttatatggttgtgctTCTAtgagatgaatggcctactccttgagcctattttctatgcttctatgagatgaatggcctactccttgcgcctattttctatgcttctatgagatgaagggcctactccttgagcctattttctatgtgtttatgagatgaatggcctactccttgagcctattttctatgcttctatgagatgaagggcctactccttgagcctattttctatgcttctatgagatgaagggcctactccttgagcctattttctatgcttctatgagatGAAGGGCCTACTCCTTGAGCCTATTTTCTATGCTGCTATGAGATGAAGGGCCTACTCCTTgagcctattttctatgcttctatgagatgaagggcctgctccttgaGCCTATTTTCTATGAGATAAGGGTTGGGCAGATCAGATGCAAGCGCACTCTTTGGTGATGATGTTGGGGATGGTCTCGTACTTGAAGGTGTAGCCGCTGTCGGAGGTGGTCCTGACCCTGAGATGCTTCATGGTGCCGGGCACGGAGGTACAGCACACCTTGAGGCCCAGGCTGGAGGTCAGGCGGTTTGAGTTGGAGCAGGTCCCGTTACAGTAGTAGAAGGTGAAGTCCCTGGGCTGTACGATCCAGTTGCCCCAGCCCAGCTCCtcgaaggagatgttgacggccGAGCGGTGGCAATCGTCGTGGATCAGCTCCGGGCTGGGCGGGCGCTGGAGTAGGTTGACGTAGGCCGGAGACCAGGGCACCGTGGAACGCCGCGACCTGCCGGGCCGGGCGGGCTTGGTGGAGGACAAGAGGAAGGGCAGGTTGGCCTGGTCAtcttcctcccccccacatcgGCACCAGGCACACTTGACCTGCAGGAGGAGGACGCTGCGGGTGAGGTGTCGCAGCAGGGGGTCGGAGACGTGGAAGACAGCCCACTGGCCCTCCACCTCCACACTCTCGGCGCTGCTGACGAAGCTGTCCTCCAGAAGGAAGAAGAGTTCGGGCAGGGGGCCGGACGGGTCGGCGGTGGCGGGGAGACCCGTGTAGAACCAAAACTCGGCCGAGGTCACCAGGCGGCTGCGGGCGTTTTGGGGCAAGCGGAAAATGTAGCTGTGGTCGCCCACAAAATCCTCGTGCCGGACATCACACGGGACACCTGCAACAAGGGAGACATCACAGTCAGacaaaacccagcgggtgcagcagcatctatggagcaaaggaaataggcaacgtttcgggccgaaacccttcttcagaccattttccagcatctttcatatgaagaaagactggatagactcggcttgtactcgctagaatttagaagattgaggggggatcttatagacacttacaaaattcttaaggggttggacaggctagatgcaggaagattattcccgatgttggggaagtccagaacaaggggtcacagtttaaggataagggggaaatcttttaggaccgaggtgagaaaatcattttttacacagagagtggtgaatctgtggaattctctgccacagaaggtagttgaggccacagttcattggctatatttaagagggagttagatgtggcccttgtggctaaagggatcagggggtatggagagaaggcaggtacaggatactgagttggatgatcagccatgatcatattgagtggcggtgcaggctcgaagggccgaatggcctaatcctgcacctattgtctatgtttctatctgcagttccttcttaaagacattaCAGTCAGAACGTCCATCAGTGacgggcaattcggcccatcaagtctactccaccattcaatcatgcctgatctatccctccctccctacccctttctatagacaataggcgcagcagtaggccatttggcccttcaagccagcaccgccattcaatgtgatcatggctgatcatccccaatcagtaccccgttcctgccttctccccatatctcctgactccgctatctttaagagccctatctagctctctcttgaaagtatccagagaaccggcctccaccgccctctgaggcagagaattccacagagaattctcctgccttctctgacacagaaggcagtggaggccaattcactggatg
The nucleotide sequence above comes from Amblyraja radiata isolate CabotCenter1 unplaced genomic scaffold, sAmbRad1.1.pri scaffold_1209_ctg1, whole genome shotgun sequence. Encoded proteins:
- the inha gene encoding inhibin alpha chain; the protein is VPCDVRHEDFVGDHSYIFRLPQNARSRLVTSAEFWFYTGLPATADPSGPLPELFFLLEDSFVSSAESVEVEGQWAVFHVSDPLLRHLTRSVLLLQVKCAWCRCGGEEDDQANLPFLLSSTKPARPGRSRRSTVPWSPAYVNLLQRPPSPELIHDDCHRSAVNISFEELGWGNWIVQPRDFTFYYCNGTCSNSNRLTSSLGLKVCCTSVPGTMKHLRVRTTSDSGYTFKYETIPNIITKECACI